A section of the Burkholderia mallei ATCC 23344 genome encodes:
- the phnN gene encoding phosphonate metabolism protein/1,5-bisphosphokinase (PRPP-forming) PhnN, producing the protein MSAERLVYVMGPSGAGKDSLLAYARKHVREPRIAFAHRYITRKSDGHENHVELTRDEFAARAQLGFFALEWSSHGFRYGVGVEIDAWLAAGSVVVVSGSRAHLPAALERYPQMCVVHIDAAPHVLAERLATRGRETADEIRARLARSVRWAVPDGIALTAIDNSGTLDDAGRVLVALLEGLARS; encoded by the coding sequence ATGAGCGCCGAGCGTCTCGTCTACGTGATGGGCCCGTCGGGCGCCGGCAAGGATTCGCTGCTCGCGTATGCGCGCAAGCACGTGCGCGAACCGCGCATCGCGTTCGCGCACCGCTATATCACGCGCAAGAGCGACGGCCACGAGAACCACGTCGAACTCACCCGCGACGAATTCGCCGCGCGCGCGCAGCTCGGTTTCTTCGCGCTCGAATGGTCGAGCCACGGGTTTCGCTACGGCGTCGGCGTCGAGATCGACGCGTGGCTCGCGGCGGGCAGCGTCGTCGTCGTCAGCGGCTCGCGCGCGCATCTTCCGGCCGCGCTCGAGCGGTATCCGCAGATGTGCGTCGTGCATATCGACGCCGCGCCGCATGTGCTCGCCGAGCGCCTCGCCACGCGCGGCCGCGAGACCGCCGACGAGATCCGCGCGCGCCTCGCGCGCAGCGTGCGCTGGGCCGTGCCGGACGGCATCGCGCTCACGGCGATCGACAATTCCGGCACGCTCGACGACGCAGGGCGCGTGCTGGTCGCGCTGCTCGAAGGGCTCGCGCGAAGCTGA
- a CDS encoding DUF1045 domain-containing protein — MRAELAARAGAARFALYYAPPRASAWWRAGCAWLGRDPEDGATLAPPQPGALRRPVDALTVAPRRYGWHATLVAPFALRPGVAPDELVAAAAAWARACAPLAIDVDVAALGAFVALRPAHAHGDDALRALAARALRALAPLRRPPADAERAKRAAAPLSERQRALLAEWGYPYVLDEYRFHMTLSDPLDDPAERAALIDWWKAAAAALGPLPVDHAAIFVEARPGTPFMLWKRLPFGQRAAATDAAATTDAADAADAADAADAAESGEARR, encoded by the coding sequence ATGCGCGCTGAACTCGCCGCGCGCGCCGGCGCCGCCCGCTTCGCCCTCTATTACGCGCCGCCGCGCGCATCCGCGTGGTGGCGCGCCGGCTGTGCGTGGCTCGGCCGCGATCCGGAAGACGGCGCGACGCTCGCGCCGCCGCAGCCGGGCGCGCTGCGCCGGCCGGTGGACGCGCTGACGGTCGCGCCGCGCCGCTACGGCTGGCACGCGACGCTCGTCGCGCCGTTCGCGCTGCGCCCGGGCGTCGCACCGGACGAGCTCGTCGCGGCGGCCGCGGCGTGGGCGCGCGCGTGCGCGCCGCTGGCGATCGACGTCGACGTCGCCGCACTCGGCGCGTTCGTCGCGCTGCGGCCCGCGCACGCGCACGGCGACGACGCATTGCGCGCGCTCGCCGCCCGCGCGCTACGCGCGCTCGCGCCGCTGCGCCGCCCGCCCGCCGATGCCGAGCGCGCCAAGCGCGCCGCCGCGCCGCTCAGCGAGCGCCAGCGCGCCCTGCTCGCCGAATGGGGTTATCCGTACGTGCTCGACGAATACCGGTTTCACATGACGCTGTCCGATCCGCTCGACGATCCCGCCGAACGCGCCGCGCTGATCGACTGGTGGAAAGCCGCGGCGGCGGCGCTCGGGCCGCTGCCCGTCGATCACGCGGCGATTTTCGTCGAGGCGCGACCGGGCACGCCGTTCATGCTGTGGAAGCGGCTGCCGTTCGGCCAACGCGCCGCCGCGACCGATGCCGCCGCGACAACCGACGCGGCCGATGCGGCCGACGCGGCCGATGCAGCCGACGCGGCCGAGTCCGGCGAGGCGCGACGATGA
- the phnF gene encoding phosphonate metabolism transcriptional regulator PhnF, whose product MTSVDHLLQDSPLERGSGVSVWRQIEQILAAEIAANGFGEDGRLPSEGELAKRFDVNRHTVRRAMLGLAASGLVNVEQGRGTFVQSGAIDYTIGRRTRFTENLNRHNHAAVGKMLSAARVKADPATAKALGLRAGAYVYRIESIHEADGVPLTYARSAYPAARFAELPAALERTERVTDALAEYGVADYLRKWSRIGSVLPEAAIARRLGINKQQPVLWVENVDVDVDGTPIKYGTTYFAADRVQLLIENDNVPGHAR is encoded by the coding sequence ATGACATCTGTCGACCACCTCTTGCAGGACTCGCCGCTCGAGCGCGGCAGCGGCGTCTCGGTGTGGCGGCAGATCGAGCAGATCCTTGCCGCCGAGATCGCCGCGAACGGCTTCGGCGAGGACGGCCGGCTGCCGAGCGAAGGCGAGCTCGCCAAGCGCTTCGACGTCAACCGCCATACGGTGCGCCGCGCGATGCTCGGGCTCGCCGCGTCGGGCCTCGTGAACGTCGAGCAAGGCCGCGGCACGTTCGTGCAGTCCGGCGCGATCGACTACACGATCGGCCGCCGCACGCGCTTCACCGAAAACCTGAATCGCCATAACCACGCGGCGGTCGGCAAGATGCTGTCCGCCGCGCGCGTGAAGGCCGATCCGGCGACCGCGAAGGCACTCGGCCTGCGCGCGGGCGCGTACGTGTACCGGATCGAATCGATCCACGAGGCGGACGGCGTGCCGCTCACTTACGCGCGCAGCGCCTATCCGGCCGCGCGCTTCGCCGAGCTGCCGGCCGCGCTCGAGCGCACCGAGCGCGTCACCGACGCGCTCGCCGAATACGGCGTGGCCGACTACCTGCGCAAATGGAGCCGCATCGGCAGCGTGCTGCCGGAGGCCGCGATCGCGCGCCGGCTCGGCATCAACAAGCAGCAGCCGGTGCTATGGGTCGAGAACGTCGACGTCGATGTCGACGGTACGCCGATCAAGTACGGCACGACCTATTTCGCGGCCGACCGCGTGCAACTGCTGATCGAGAACGACAACGTGCCCGGCCATGCGCGCTGA
- the phnG gene encoding phosphonate C-P lyase system protein PhnG has product MSASAVSSLHAARRDWLAVLAKIPRDELERALDRVLDGAPAPAFDWLRAPEIGLAMVRGRIGGTGDPFNLGEASVTRAALRLRGDRTNGTTGTTGADGMNGANGANRPHGATVGIAYVLGRDKRRAELVALADALLQTPERHERLRAALIEPFRARLAQARAARSGEIATTRVEFFTMVRGE; this is encoded by the coding sequence ATGAGCGCCTCAGCCGTTTCCTCCTTGCATGCCGCGCGACGCGACTGGCTCGCGGTGCTGGCGAAGATTCCCCGCGACGAACTCGAGCGGGCGCTCGATCGCGTGCTCGACGGCGCGCCCGCACCCGCGTTCGACTGGCTGCGCGCCCCGGAGATCGGGCTGGCGATGGTGCGCGGGCGCATCGGCGGCACGGGCGATCCGTTCAATCTCGGCGAGGCGAGCGTCACGCGCGCCGCGCTGCGCCTGCGCGGCGACCGCACGAACGGCACGACCGGCACGACCGGCGCGGATGGGATGAATGGTGCGAACGGTGCGAACCGCCCGCACGGCGCGACGGTCGGCATCGCTTACGTGCTCGGCCGCGACAAGCGGCGCGCGGAGCTCGTCGCGCTCGCCGACGCGCTATTGCAGACGCCGGAGCGCCATGAGCGGCTGCGCGCCGCGCTGATCGAGCCGTTTCGCGCACGCCTTGCGCAAGCGCGTGCGGCGCGCTCGGGGGAAATCGCGACGACGCGCGTCGAATTCTTCACGATGGTGCGAGGCGAATGA
- the phnH gene encoding phosphonate C-P lyase system protein PhnH: MTMIDTRFSLADVAPGFADPVQATQRVFRTLLDAMARPGTPGRIEPIGANGSDAAPAMRVAPAAFASLLTLCDASTPVFLGAPDAALASALRFHTGAPIAAEPRAACFAYLDDANALPPLQCFASGAPQTPEHAVTLFVRVASLADGEPRTLRGPGIRDARTIAPAGLPDAFWRERAQFAPRFPCGIDCYLVCGDMLIGLPRTTIVEAY; this comes from the coding sequence ATGACGATGATCGATACGCGTTTCTCGCTCGCCGATGTCGCGCCCGGCTTCGCGGATCCGGTGCAAGCCACGCAGCGCGTGTTCCGCACGCTGCTCGACGCGATGGCGCGCCCCGGCACGCCCGGGCGCATCGAGCCGATCGGCGCGAACGGCTCGGACGCCGCGCCGGCGATGCGCGTCGCGCCCGCGGCGTTCGCGTCGCTGCTCACGCTGTGCGACGCGTCCACGCCGGTGTTTCTCGGCGCGCCGGACGCGGCGCTCGCGTCGGCGCTGCGCTTCCATACGGGCGCGCCGATCGCCGCCGAGCCGCGCGCCGCGTGCTTCGCCTACCTCGACGACGCGAACGCGCTGCCGCCGCTGCAGTGCTTCGCGAGCGGCGCGCCGCAGACGCCCGAGCATGCGGTGACGCTGTTCGTGCGCGTCGCGTCGCTCGCGGACGGCGAGCCGCGCACGCTGCGCGGGCCGGGCATTCGCGACGCGCGCACGATCGCGCCGGCGGGCTTGCCCGATGCATTCTGGCGCGAACGCGCGCAATTCGCCCCGCGCTTTCCGTGCGGAATCGATTGCTACCTGGTGTGCGGCGACATGCTGATCGGCCTGCCGCGCACGACGATCGTGGAGGCATACTGA
- a CDS encoding carbon-phosphorus lyase complex subunit PhnI translates to MYVAVKGGERAIEASWRLLDQARRGDPAVPELSVAQIREQQRLAVARVMTEGSLYDEALAALAIKQAAGDLVEAIFLLRAYRTTLPRFGYTAPIDTGAMRLERRISATFKDIPGGQLLGPTYDYTQRLLDFALLAEGDAARHEPHEAESARAAADAGSPPPHATHAPPPAAARVIALLNDEGLIEEERPTAVGAEPGDLSREPLAFPADRATRLQNLARGDEGFLLAMGYATQRGYGHSHPFAGELRFGAVAVEMALDELDELDGETIEIGELDVTECQMINHFSGGDGEPPRFTQGYGLAFGHSERKAIAMALVDRALRASELGEAAHSPPQDQEFVLSHSDNVEASGFVQHLKLPHYVDFQSELELVRRLRAGHAAQAGAGANAHENAPARAERADTHTEESR, encoded by the coding sequence ATGTACGTGGCAGTCAAGGGCGGCGAGCGGGCGATCGAGGCGTCGTGGCGTTTGCTCGACCAAGCGCGGCGCGGCGACCCCGCCGTGCCCGAGCTGAGCGTCGCGCAGATTCGCGAGCAGCAGCGCCTCGCGGTCGCGCGCGTGATGACGGAAGGCTCGCTGTACGACGAGGCGCTGGCGGCGCTCGCGATCAAGCAGGCGGCGGGCGATCTCGTCGAGGCGATCTTCCTGCTGCGCGCATACCGGACGACGCTGCCGCGCTTCGGCTACACCGCGCCGATCGATACCGGCGCGATGCGGCTCGAGCGACGGATCTCGGCAACGTTCAAGGACATCCCGGGCGGCCAGTTGCTCGGCCCGACCTACGATTACACGCAGCGGCTGCTCGATTTCGCGCTGCTCGCCGAAGGCGACGCAGCGCGGCACGAGCCGCACGAGGCCGAATCGGCGCGCGCCGCGGCCGACGCAGGCTCGCCGCCGCCGCATGCGACGCATGCGCCGCCGCCCGCGGCTGCGCGCGTGATCGCGCTCCTGAACGACGAAGGCCTGATCGAAGAGGAGCGGCCGACGGCGGTCGGCGCCGAGCCGGGCGACCTGTCGCGCGAGCCGCTCGCGTTTCCGGCCGATCGCGCGACGCGCCTGCAGAATCTCGCACGCGGCGACGAAGGTTTTCTGCTCGCGATGGGCTACGCGACGCAGCGCGGCTACGGTCATTCGCATCCGTTCGCGGGCGAGCTGCGCTTTGGCGCCGTCGCCGTCGAAATGGCGCTCGACGAGCTCGACGAGCTCGACGGCGAGACGATCGAGATCGGCGAGCTCGACGTGACCGAGTGCCAGATGATCAACCATTTTTCCGGCGGCGACGGCGAGCCGCCTCGCTTCACGCAGGGCTACGGCCTCGCGTTCGGCCATTCGGAGCGCAAGGCGATCGCGATGGCGCTCGTCGATCGCGCGCTGCGCGCGTCCGAGCTCGGCGAAGCCGCGCACTCGCCGCCGCAGGATCAGGAGTTCGTGCTGTCGCACAGCGACAACGTCGAGGCGTCCGGCTTCGTCCAACACCTGAAGCTGCCGCACTACGTCGATTTCCAGTCCGAGCTCGAGCTCGTGCGCCGCCTGCGCGCCGGGCATGCGGCGCAGGCGGGAGCGGGCGCGAACGCGCACGAGAACGCGCCCGCCCGCGCCGAACGCGCCGACACGCACACCGAGGAGTCCCGATGA
- a CDS encoding alpha-D-ribose 1-methylphosphonate 5-phosphate C-P-lyase PhnJ, with the protein MNAPDHCAAAAPDTHAAEGYNFAYLDEQTKRMTRRALLKAVAVPGYQVPFASREMPLPFGWGTGGIQVTAALIGRDDTLKVIDQGSDETTNAVNIRRFFARTAGVATTTKTAQATIIQTRHRVPETPLTERQILVYQVPMPEPLFRLEPRATECAKLHAHADYGLMRVKLYEDIVHHGSIATTYDYPVIVNGRYLSSPSPIPKFDNPKLHMNPALQLFGAGRERRIYAIAPYTPVASLDFDDHPFEAQRWDAACALCGSRESFLDEMIVDDHGTRRFVCSDSDYCSDRRGGAQARADGDGEGNGGGDGEMPAPLAAEQPLGETT; encoded by the coding sequence ATGAACGCGCCCGACCATTGCGCGGCCGCCGCGCCCGACACGCACGCCGCCGAAGGCTACAACTTCGCGTACCTCGACGAGCAGACGAAGCGGATGACCCGCCGCGCGCTGCTCAAGGCGGTCGCGGTGCCGGGCTATCAGGTGCCGTTCGCGTCGCGCGAGATGCCGCTGCCGTTCGGCTGGGGAACGGGCGGCATTCAGGTGACGGCCGCGCTGATCGGCCGCGACGATACGCTGAAGGTGATCGATCAGGGCTCCGACGAAACGACGAACGCGGTCAACATCCGTCGCTTCTTCGCGCGCACCGCGGGCGTCGCGACGACGACGAAGACGGCGCAAGCGACGATCATCCAGACGCGCCACCGCGTTCCGGAGACGCCGCTCACCGAGCGTCAGATCCTCGTCTATCAGGTGCCGATGCCGGAGCCGCTCTTTCGCCTGGAGCCGCGCGCGACCGAATGCGCGAAGCTGCACGCGCACGCCGATTACGGGCTGATGCGCGTGAAGCTGTACGAGGACATCGTGCATCACGGCAGCATCGCGACGACGTACGATTACCCGGTGATCGTCAACGGCCGCTACCTGAGCTCGCCGTCGCCGATCCCGAAGTTCGACAATCCGAAGCTGCACATGAACCCGGCGCTGCAACTGTTCGGCGCGGGGCGCGAGCGCCGCATCTACGCGATTGCGCCGTACACGCCGGTCGCGAGCCTCGATTTCGACGATCATCCGTTCGAAGCCCAGCGCTGGGACGCCGCGTGCGCGCTGTGCGGCTCGCGCGAGAGCTTTCTCGACGAGATGATCGTCGACGATCACGGCACGCGCCGCTTCGTGTGCTCGGACAGCGACTATTGCAGCGACCGCCGCGGCGGCGCGCAGGCGCGCGCCGACGGCGACGGCGAGGGCAACGGCGGCGGCGACGGGGAGATGCCCGCGCCGCTCGCGGCCGAACAGCCGCTGGGAGAGACGACATGA